Proteins encoded by one window of Cryptococcus gattii WM276 chromosome K, complete sequence:
- a CDS encoding Hypothetical Protein (Similar to TIGR gene model, INSD accession AAW46104.1), whose translation MEHTTDIRAGPSKLKASQSPRKAQEKSASSTAVINDDGDDPRPTPAKATSGLATGGQGDEEEEGEERMDFKLIQSFADKVQHLPTADSVDGFTSRPQIIIPRRGEKDFEPLQETVNLQEMMLEKSRQALFNALIGVRGGHNNSISHALLTPNKPFPRLLVIHGHLLDTMGITVRTPPPAGFKGKGKTSLELLPEEALYLLERGSLQIWIGRDPETDEEIEAGVGEWCDDEYGVKSAIEMSVMEGFGAFIGREGLTWERYQAYSYLKRLGYNVQRSRHFIPEYFLAAPPVQLDAQDPRLPPFRTWWLNIPKWIVRFFKSLVRGVQRVAGSMASVGLGLRLTRDPFKGTLLNGWRGSSYNSLFSHLRVVPAGHDQPLPPRPSPSPSDDIYAPLLHNPYIPFWHIWKPMTPWSKRNWDKGSEEGLKTQRPDYFAAVIQARTTPLPTIHQLEEIYAMLPDEPKGPIKRYGPQYQRPSRPQTSKPQTQTPTQIPSRLQSLLECMGWKQQAKTKPQVPSVNVGALRNGDRGFIVGVNDSGNNAWIRFGRTDFSQTPAI comes from the exons ATGGAACATACCACAGACATACGGGCAGGTCCAAGCAAGTTGAAGGCCTCTCAGTCTCCTCGGAAGGCACAAGAAAAATCCGCCTCTTCAACTGCAGTAATCAACGATGATGGTGACGACCCTCGACCTACTCCTGCAAAAGCTACTTCGGGCCTTGCAACAGGTGGGCAGGgggacgaagaggaggagggcgaAGAGAGGATGGATTTTAAGCTTATCCAGAGCTTTGCCGA TAAAGTTCAACACCTGCCTACGGCCGACAGCGTGGATGGCTTTACGTCTCGACCGCAGATCATCATTCCCAGACGCGGAGAAAAGGATTTTGAGCCTCTACAGGAAACTGTCAACCTGCAAGAGATGATGTTGGAAAAGAGCCGACAAGCATTGTTCAACGCTCTCATTGGTGTGCGTGGAGGTCACAA TAACTCTATATCCCATGCTCTCTTAACACCCAATAAGCCATTCCCTCGATTGCTAGTTATCCATGGACATCTACTAGACACTATGGGTATTACTGTTCGAACTCCTCCTCCGGCTGGTTTCAAAGGCAAAGGCAAAACCAGTCTTGAACTCTTACCTGAAGAGGCTCTCTACTTGCTGGAACGTGGATCATTGCAAATATGGATAGGAAGGGATCCCGAAACGGATGAAGAAATTGAAGCAGGGGTTGGAGAATGGTGCGATGACGAGTACGGGGTCAAGAGCGCTATTGAGATGAGCGTTATGGAAGGTTTCGGGGCGTTCATCGGCCGAGAAGGATTGACTTGGGAGCGTTACCAG GCCTATTCATATCTTAAACGCCTTGGCTACAATGTCCAAAGGTCCCGCCACTTCATCCCGGAATATTTCTTGGCGGCACCCCCAGTACAACTGGATGCGCAAGATCCCAGGCTGCCGCCCTTCCGTACCTGGTGGTTAAATATACCCAAGTGGATTGTAAGGTTCTTTAAATCTCTGGTTAGAGGTGTTCAACGCGTGGCTGGAAGTATGGCGAGCGTTGGTTTGGGGCTACGCTTGACGAGGGATCCGTTCAAGGGTACTCTGTTGAACGGCTGGAGGGGTTCAAGTTACA ACTCATTATTTTCCCATCTGCGGGTCGTTCCTGCCGGTCACGACCAGCCCCTCCCCCCTCGTCCCtccccttctccatctGACGACATCTACGCTCCCCTCCTCCACAACCCTTACATCCCATTCTGGCATATCTGGAAGCCCATGACGCCTTGGTCAAAGAGGAATTGGGATAAAGGTAGCGAGGAAGGGCTCAAAACTCAGAGACCTGATTATTTTGCAGCTGTCATCCA AGCGAGGACTACGCCTCTTCCCACTATTCACCAGCTTGAAGAAATCTACGCCATGCTACCCGATGAACCCAAAGGTCCAATCAAGCGATACGGTCCCCAATACCAGCGGCCGTCTCGCCCCCAAACATCAAAACCCCAAACACAGACCCCCACTCAGATTCCTTCTCGTTTACAATCTCTCTTAGAGTGTATGGGCTGGAAGCAGCAGGCGAAAACAAAGCCTCAAGTTCCCAGTGTCAACGTTGGAGCGCTGCGTAATGGCGATAGAGGATTCATTGTGGGTGTCAATGACTCAGGTAATAATGCGTGGATTCGTTTTGGAAGAACAGACTTTTCGCAGACCCCAGCAATCTAG
- a CDS encoding Hypothetical protein (Similar to SGTC gene model, INSD accession EAL18271.1; CNBK2890): MTAILSPGVSTWTAPTWFRSFYNTFPLVVLPQDDQLEWKAHAKQLPPQSSVLWIHPSSPHAHPHHRPWLSSNPASLRTQLLFLLRHTAAQPLVAFKEWPVESSAPNGTLPALHIPSQERLLPTDEIRGWLEGTYPLEGTNEEWQGLPSQESYDKALALSQLILTHLLPAYLASLPSPSSSSRIPLHLHFPIPPPLYAGLTTPLPASLTGDKRDIDIDQVLRKGQEAVDVVDGLLDEDGWALGAKRPTSLDALLASHLYILFTLPKNSFLRGAVQGKQGVEKYIERVLEYAEKRRM; this comes from the exons ATGACCGCCATCCTCTCCCCCGGCGTATCCACGTGGACCGCCCCCACGTGGTTCCGATCGTTCTACAACACGTTCCCCCTCGTTGTGCTCCCGCAGGACGACCAGCTCGAGTGGAAAGCCCACGCGAAACAGCTCCCGCCCCAGTCCTCCGTCCTCTGGAtccacccttcttctcctcacGCCCACCCCCACCACCGCCCATGGCTCTCCTCTAACCCTGCCTCTCTCCGCACCCAgcttcttttccttctccgTCATACCGCTGCCCAGCCACTGGTTGCTTTTAAAGAATGGCCTGTCGAGTCTTCTGCACCGAACGGCACTTTACCGGCGCTGCATATCCCGAGCCAGGAGAGGTTGCTGCCTACAGACGAAATAAGAGGCTGGCTGGAGGGTACTTATCCCCTTGAAGGGACGAACGAAGA ATGGCAAGGTCTGCCGTCACAAGAAAGCTACGACAAAGCCCTCGCGCTCTCCCAACTTATCCTCACCCACCTCCTCCCCGCATACCTCGCCTCCCTCCCCTcgccttcctcttcttctcgaATCCCGCTCCACCTCCATTTCCCGATCCCCCCTCCTCTCTACGCAGGCCTCACCACCCCGCTTCCTGCGAGTCTTACGGGGGACAAGCGCGATATCGATATAGACCAAGTCCTGAGAAAGGGCCAGGAAGCCGTCGATGTTGTAGATGGTTTGCTCGATGAGGATGGGTGGGCGCTAGGAGCGAAGAGGCCGACAAGTTTGGATGCGCTTCTGGCTTCGCATCTTTATATCCTTTTCACACTACCAAAAAATTCGTTTTTGAGAGGAGCTGTGCAAGGGAAACAAGGAGTGGAAAAGTATATCGAGAGAGTACTGGAATATGCcgagaagagaaggatgtAA
- a CDS encoding Fork head-like protein XFD-2, putative (Similar to TIGR gene model, INSD accession AAW46106.1), translating to MSRPTSSDSQHSGSMSSHSVLQNEIVHENNFMTTPTSASYQTQVYYADPYAHASFQHYQGSAYGGEVREHMITPYGGHQVAQGRIAMPMHGQPLRRSPNGAYEEFEFTPFVPEEETTPYLQVPERYHPMVQSPSMTMGQFGHPLSPVDRMTMEHHHFQQSNSLGNQPQQFIVQTGRSQRPKLQTSQSMIGPTRPSAQNSMQRMGMTRHASLRGTTRPDSPYVAGDVFDHVPGQLEESPVYHPIPPQDPSWELSAFEPHYANGQGISPARALGPAPTQPQRFSPRHDELMVTPQANKIAYSGHPPSSAISTAASTSSNFSVTMKHQRREFDSSDDEQEGRTRKPLPPRTVKTRQEEKLPPPPLPLPTRPPPKSAGARAPIKPVKVAEDPGVEGIPPGPRSHERPGPSFACIIGQAILSCKAGGLSLEHIYRYVETAYPYFKSGDNAWRNSVRHNLSIHKMFETIPRTEKFPPGKGGIWIIHEDEKCHWPAQDKFIKNFPPGHPHHNVCRQTLHERQKEKDAMEKAAREGRVYIPKKGKKRRKQMLKEELEAEMAKRLAIEHPGAVLCEQKVEEEKEQTPEPVEQEIASEEPVVNEPEARTAPEQEPAAEVEIAPKPEPKQSTPMPPPAVKLEKWALPPPPVDPKGKRKQAESEDDPLFSNSKRVRLAEPLAPIHPFPQESVSGKAEKYDASFVTPERERPIPNGSKLLSSASDFKTPALVQSSSSPGSPPMPTTVTRPTHHPSSLQQAWTHDDMSQTPPRDSSPARPMLDAAFDLKPKSLRTKQVTQEDGLPHSHTDLASPPHPRGPPKTPVTRSSAAADKTQTPRLHHRKTPSMSTVTPVVFRDSPGLLPPSSSALLSTPMWEIGGCLDRLKDHFAPSPTSSIRPIRSPAPQTSPTRYAMMLMETGGSPRKGKSAS from the exons ATGTCACGTCCTACGAGCTCGGACTCTCAACATTCTGGCAGCATGTCCTCCCATAGCGTCCTTCAGAATGAAAT CGTCCATGAAAACAACTTTATGACAACTCCCACATCCGCATCTTACCAAACCCAAGTCTATTACGCCGACCCCTACGCGCATGCGTCATTCCAACACTACCAGGGGAGCGCGTATGGTGGGGAAGTGCGAGAGCATATGATTACGCCGTACGGTGGGCATCAGGTGGCCCAGGGAAGGATTGCGATGCCGATGCACGGTCAACCGTTGCGTCGATCGCCTAATGGCGCGTACGAGGAATTTGAGTTCACGCCTTTTGTGCCAGAGGAGGAGACCACGCCGTATCTGCAGGTGCCTGAGAGGTATCACCCCATGGTCCAGTCTCCCAGCATGACTATGGGCCAATTTGGCCATCCGTTGTCACCTGTTGACCGGATGACAATGGAACACCATCATTTCCAGCAAAGCAACTCGTTGGGCAATCAACCTCAACAGTTTATAGTTCAAACTGGACGCTCACAACGGCCCAAGCTTCAAACTAGTCAATCTATGATCGGACCCACGCGACCCAGTGCCCAAAATTCTATGCAGCGGATGGGGATGACGCGACACGCATCTCTTCGTGGCACGACGCGCCCTGATAGTCCGTATGTGGCCGGAGACGTCTTTGATCACGTCCCTGGACAGTTGGAAGAATCGCCTGTTTACCATCCAATTCCTCCACAGGACCCGTCGTGGGAGCTTTCTGCGTTTGAACCCCAT TATGCCAATGGTCAGGGTATCTCACCCGCTCGTGCTTTGGGTCCAGCGCCTACGCAACCGCAACGTTTCTCCCCACGCCACGACGAGCTGATGGTTACTCCTCAAGCGAACAAGATTGCATACTCTGGGCACCCTCCATCATCCGCCATCTCCACCGCTGcatccacatcctccaACTTTTCAGTCACTATGAAGCACCAACGACGCGAATTTGACAGTAGCGATGATGAACAAGAGGGCCGTACGCGTAAACCCTTGCCTCCGCGTACAGTCAAGACGCGTCAAGAAGAAAAGcttcctccgcctcctctccctctccccaCGCGTCCTCCTCCAAAGTCGGCCGGTGCAAGGGCGCCTATCAAGCCTGTAAAGGTTGCCGAAGATCCCGGCGTAGAAGGTATCCCACCAGGGCCCCGATCACACGAACGGCCCGGTCCCTCTTTTGCTTGCATTATTGGTCAAGCTATTTTATCATGCAAGGCTGGTGGTCTTTCGCTCGAGCATATTTATCGATATGTCGAAACTGCTTATCCCTACTTCAAATCTGGCGATAATGCGTGGCGTAACTCGGTCCGACATAATCTCTCTATCCACAAGATGTTTGAGACCATTCCTCGAACTGAAAAGTTCCCTCCTGGTAAGGGTGGTATTTGGATTATTCATGAGGATGAAAAATGCCACTGGCCAGCGCAGGACAAGTTTATCAAGAATTTCCCTCCTGGTCACCCCCATCACAACGTGTGTCGTCAGACGTTGCATGAGAGacaaaaggaaaaggacGCTATGGAAAAGGCCGCACGGGAGGGGAGGGTGTATATACCcaaaaagggaaagaagagaagaaagcAAATGTTGAAAGAAGAATTGGAGGCTGAGATGGCTAAGCGATTAGCAATTGAACATCCAGGAGCGGTGCTTTGCGAGCAAAaggttgaggaagaaaaagagcAGACACCCGAGCCTGTCGAGCAAGAGATTGCTAGTGAAGAGCCTGTTGTTAACGAGCCAGAAGCTCGAACAGCTCCCGAGCAGGAGCCCGCTGCCGAAGTTGAAATAGCCCCCAAGCCCGAACCGAAACAGAGTACACCTATGCCTCCTCCTGCTGTCAAGCTAGAAAAGTGGGCCCTGCCTCCGCCTCCCGTGGATCCcaaaggaaagagaaaacAAGCAGAGTCTGAAGACGATCCCCTCTTTTCCAATTCCAAGCGCGTCCGTCTGGCTGAGCCTCTTGCCCCTATTCATCCATTCCCTCAAGAGAGTGTATCAGGGAAAGCTGAAAAGTATGATGCTTCATTCGTCACTCCTGAAAGGGAAAGGCCCATACCTAATGGTAGCAAGCTCCTATCGAGCGCGAGTGATTTCAAGACACCCGCCCTTGTCcaatcatcttcatcccccGGATCGCCACCTATGCCTACCACCGTTACCCGTCCAACCCACCATCCCAGCAGTCTGCAACAAGCATGGACACATGACGACATGTCACAAACTCCTCCTCGCGATTCATCACCGGCTAGACCGATGCTTGATGCGGCATTTGATTTGAAACCCAAGTCTTTACGCACAAAGCAAGTCACGCAAGAGGATGGACTCCCACATTCTCACACTGATCTCGCCTCCCCTCCGCATCCTCGAGGGCCTCCCAAGACACCTGTCACCCGCTCTTCGGCAGCTGCAGACAAAACACAGACTCCCCGCTTACATCATCGTAAAACACCAAGCATGTCAACTGTAACCCCTGTCGTCTTCCGAGATAGCCCTGGTCTTCTGCCCCCATCATCGAGTGCTTTACTCTCTACACCCATGTGGGAAATTGGTGGATGCTTGGATAGGCTGAAAGACCATTTTGCGCCTTCACCCACATCCAGCATACGTCCTATCCGATCACCTGCCCCCCAAACAAGTCCTACGAGGTATGCGATGATGTTGATGGAGACTGGCGGTTCTCCgagaaaagggaagagtGCAAGCTAA
- a CDS encoding Delta DNA polymerase, putative (Similar to TIGR gene model, INSD accession AAW46103.1) — translation MAIQEPTTKKRKLDISSQKELEAQPSFIEVLEQLEAEEDAAGDSIETSASWPRPPVLPFDAEKETISFQQIEIEESTDPKHGPTLRLFGVNKSGNSVLAHVHGFKPYFYVAAPSGFLNKDLQPLADAINSSISAMGPCVTNCAIFNRRSLWGYRGDDTVPFIKITVSDPRSLSKIDFNGLFPPEILTYESNIAYTMRFMIDTKIVGMNWVSIPGGRYDLLEGGNKKSHCQTEISCNYKDLISHAPENEWLNIAPLRVLSFDIECAGRKGIFPEANVDPVIQIAAMVTRHGESKPFIRNVFTLNTCAHIVGSQVLEFKDERQLLLEWRKFVEAVDPDMIIGYNISNFDLPYLLDRAKALKIPDFAFLGRLRNVRTEIKETHFSSKAYGQRDSKAVNMEGRLQLDILQVMQRDYKLRSYTLNAVCAQFLGEQKEDVHHSIITELQNGTADSRRRLAVYCLKDAYLPQRLMDKLMCFVNYTEMARVTGVPFNYLLSRGQQIKVVSQLYRNAADAGYVIPALKSEGSDEQYEGATVIEPSKGFYDVPIATLDFASLYPSIMMAHNLCYTTLLDKGTIERLKLVEGQDYVHTPNNDFFATSKRRKGLLPHILENLLAARKRAKQDLKVEKDPFKRAVLDGRQLALKVSANSVYGFTGATVGKLPCLAISSSVTAYGRQMIELTKKEVEAQYSMKNGYDHDAKVVYGDTDSVMVRFGCPDLPTAMRLGAEAADLVSGKFIKPIKLEFEKVYFPYLLISKKRYAGLYWTRPEKYDKMDTKGIETVRRDNCRLVSTVIETCLFKMLIDRDVKGAEDYVKDTIADLLQNKIDMSQLVITKALAKADYAAKQAHVELVERMRKRDAGSAPSLGDRVAYVIVKGVKGAAAYEKSEDPLYVLEHNVPIDTRYYLENQLSKPLMRIFEPILGEKANSLLHGDHTRTIQIATPTIGGLMKFAVKTVTCMGCKTPLRGKNESAVCVNCRPKLPELYQKQVAQTSALQIDFARLWTQCQRCQGSLHQDVICTSADCPIFYRRTARQKEVASSVAQLDRFEKETGW, via the exons ATGGCTATACAGGAACCTACGACCAAGAAGAGAAAGCTCGATATCTCATCACAGAAGGAGCTCGAGGCGCAACCAAGTTTTATCGAAGTTTTGGAACAACTTGAGGCCGAAGAGGATGCGGCTGGAG ATAGCATAGAGACGTCTGCCTCCTGGCCTCGACCGCCCGTCCTGCCATTTGATGCCGAGAAAGAGACGATCT CTTTTCAACAAATCGAAATCGAAGAGTCAACTGATCCCAAGCATGGACCAACCCTACGACTATTCGGAGTCAACAAAAGTGGCAATTCAGTCTTGGCACATGTACATGGGTTCAAGCCATATTTCTATGTTGCAGCCCCCAGCGGTTTTCTCAACAAAGACCTTCAACCTCTGGCCGATGCGATCAAC TCTTCTATATCTGCCATGGGTCCTTGTGTGACTAACTGTGCGATCTTCAATCGGCGGTCTCTGTGGGGCTATCGAGGGGACGACACCGTACCGTTCATTAAGATCACCGTCTCTGATCCCAGGAGCCTTTCGAAA ATAGATTTCAATGGTCTTTTCCCTCCCGAAATACTCACCTATGAAAGCAACATTGCATACACTATGCGTTTTATGATCGATACGAAA ATTGTAGGGATGAATTGGGTCAGCATCCCGGGGGGGCGGTATGATCTGCTGGAAGGAGGAAATAAAAAATCACATTGCCAAACTGAAATTTCGTGCAA TTACAAGGATTTGATTTCTCATGCTCCTGAAAACGAATGGCTGAATATTGCACCTCTTCGTGTCCTCAGTTTTGATATTGAATGTGCTGGCCGCAAAGGCATATTTCCTGAAGCAAATGTGGACCCTGTCATCCAAATCGCCGCGATGGTAACCCGTCATG GTGAATCAAAGCCTTTCATTCGAAATGTATTTACCCTCAACACGTGCGCTCATATCGTCGGATCTCAAGTACTCGAATTCAAAGACGAAAGAcaacttcttcttgagTGGCGCAAGTTTGTGGAGGCAGTTGACCCTGATATGATTATTGGATATAACATCTCTAATTTCGATTTGCCCTATCTCCTTGATCGTGCCAAGGCTTTGAAGATTCCTGACTTTGCTTTTTTGGGTCGTTTGCGGA ATGTCAGGACTGAAATCAAGGAAACCCACTTTTCTTCAAAAGCTTACGGTCAGCGCGATTCCAAAGCCGTTAATATGGAAGGTCGACTTCAGCTCGATATTTTGCAAGTGATGCAACGAGACTACAAGCTTCGAAGTTATACTCTCAACGCCGTTTGTGCACAATTTCTAGGTGAACAAAAGGAAGATGTCCATCATTCCATCATCACTGAGCTCCAAAATGGTACCGCGGATTCTAGAAGGCGTCTGGCTGTTTACTGTTTGAAG GATGCCTATCTTCCACAACGTCTGATGGACAAGTTGATGTGTTTCGTCAATTACACCGAAATGGCACGTGTCACTGGAGTCCCTTTCAATTATCTTCTGTCCAGGGGTCAGCAAATTAAGGTTGTCTCTCAGCTTTACCGAAATGCTGCCGATGCCGGCTATGTTATCCCTGCCCTCAAAAGTGAAGGCTCCGATGAGCAGTATGAGGGTGCCACTGTCATCGAACCCAGTAAAGGTTTCTACGACGTGCCCATTGCCACTCTGGATTTTGCATCGCTGTATCCCTCAATCATGATGGCGCATAATTTGTGTTACACGACATTGTTGGACAAGGGTACCATTGAAAGGCTAAAACTCGTTGAAGGACAAGACTACGTGCATACACCCAACAATG ATTTTTTTGCAACATCCAAACGTCGAAAGGGACTTCTACCTCACATTCTTGAAAATCTTCTGGCTGCCCGAAAGCGAGCCAAGCAAGATCTCAAAGTTGAGAAAGATCCCTTCAAAAGAGCCGTGTTGGACGGTCGACAGCTCGCTTTGAAGGTCAGCGCCAACTCTGTCTACGGTTTCACTGGTGCCACCGTCGGTAAACTTCCCTGCCTTGCGATTTCCTCAAGTGTTACCGCCTACGGTCGACAGATGATTGAGCTTACCAAGAAGGAAGTTGAAGCACAGTACTCCATGAAGAACGGTTATGACCATGATGCCAAAGTCGTCTATGGTGATACAGACTCTGTAATGGTGCGATTTGGATGCCCAGATTTGCCTACGGCAATGAGACTTG GTGCCGAGGCTGCCGATCTCGTATCTGGCAAATTTATCAAACCCATCAAGCTCGAATTCGAAAAGGTCTACTTTCCTTATCTACTTATCAGCAAGAAACGTTACGCCGGGCTTTATTGGACTCGGCCAGAGAAATACGACAAGATGGACACGAAGGGTATTGAG ACTGTTCGACGAGATAACTGTCGTTTGGTCTCCACAGTCATTGAAACTTGTCTCTTCAAGATGCTTATCGATCGCGACGTTAAGGGTGCGGAAGA CTATGTCAAGGATACTATTGCCGATCTCTTACAAAACAAGATTGACATGTCTCAGCTCGTGATCACGAAAGCACTTGCCAAAGCTGATTATGCCGCAAAACAAGCGCACGTAGAATTGGTAgaaaggatgaggaagcGAGACGCTGGTTCGGCTCCTAGTTTGGGTGATCGAGTGGCCTATGTCATTGTCAAAGGCGTTAAAGGCGCTGCAGCGTACGAAAAGTCTGAAGACCCGCTGTATGTTTTGGAACACAATGTGCCCATTGACACCCGATACTATCTGGAAAACCAACTTTCAAAGCCCTTGATGAGGATTTTCGAGCCTATCCTTGGTGAGAAAGCCAACAGTTTGC TTCACGGTGACCATACAAGAACAATCCAGATTGCCACACCTACCATTGGCGGCTTGATGAAATTTGCGGTCAAGACAGTGACGTGTATGGGCTGTAAGACGCCTCTTCGAGGCAAGAACG AGAGTGCTGTTTGCGTTAACTGCCGACCAAAGCTTCCCGAATTGTATCAAAAGCAAGTTGCCCAAACTTCAGCATTACAAATCGACTTTGCTCGATTATGGACACAATGCCAGAGATGTCAGGGCTCACTGCATCAG GACGTTATTTGCACCTCTGCCGACTGTCCCATCTTCTATCGTAGAACTGCTAGACAGAAAGAGGTCGCCTCATCAGTAGCTCAGCTTGACCGTTTTGAAAAAGAAACTGGTTGGTAA
- a CDS encoding Homoaconitate hydratase, putative (Similar to TIGR gene model, INSD accession AAW46105.1): MVAISRLARLSAPAWALGARGRFYATVSTPQTLVEKIVQKYAVGLSEGVKVRAGDYVMIKPEHVMTHDNTGPVISKFLSLSCSKLDNPRQPVFALDHDVQNQSETNQKKYKKIQAFAKEHGVDFYPAGRGIGHQIIVEEGYAWPGKMVVASDSHSNHYGGVGCLGTAIVRTDAAGIWATGKFWWQIPRIVSVSLDGRLSSGVTGKDVIVALAGLFNKDEVLNAAIEFTGSGVEHLSIDERLTIANMTTEWGAVAGVFPVDDKLKEWYQGIIRKAELRKFISPTVPSTAGAEIHPRLNAARLDDAMTNKVVADPGAHYAARLSLDLSTLVPHVSGPNSVKVATALPKLLDPPIPINKAYLVSCTNSRASDIASAAQVLRGKKVAPGVEFYIAAASSRVQEDAEAAGDWQTLIDAGAKTLPAGCGPCIGLGVGLLEKGEVGISATNRNYKGRMGSADAIAYLASPAVVAASAAKGVICGPDSMDINQLPQYEQPKFSIIEEDAAGEAKPVEIDEASLEPLLEGFPAYFEGPLLFAPQDNLTTDGMYPGKYTYQDDITPERQAEVVMENYDPTFAATARELRTTLPTVSSPSTLPGAILLSGYNFGTGSSREQAATAIKNAGIPLVICGSFGDIFKRNSINNGLILIESPSLIKDMTERFAKGGVRNQGGKDGKLTVVPEAWRVKVDSQRGLVTVSMGEEGEKTYPAAKVGRSVQELWVNGGLEGFIRASL, translated from the exons ATGGTCGCAATCTCACGACTCGCAAGGCTCTCAGCCCCAGCATGGGCCCTTGGTGCAAGAGGCAGGTTCTACGCAACAGTCTCCACCCCCCAGACACTCGTCGAAAAAATTGTCCAAAAGTACGCGGTCGGTCTCTCAGAGGGTGTTAAAGTTCGTGCCGGGGACTATGTCATGATCAAGCCAGAACATGT TATGACCCACGACAACACTGGTCCTGTCATCTCCAAGttcctctctctctcctgCTCTAAGCTCGACAACCCTAGACAACCTGTTTTTGCCCTTGATCACGACGTGCAAAACCAGTCTGAAACCAACCAGAAGAAGTACAAGAAGATTCAGGCTTTCGCCAAGGAGCATGGCGTTGACTTTTACCCTGCTGGTCGAGGCATCGGTCACCAGATCATCGTCGAGGAGGGTTACGCCTGGCCAGGAAAGATGGTGGTTGCAAGCGATAGTCACTCTAACCATTACGGTGGTGTCGGGTGTTTGGGTACTGCTATTGTCAGGACTGATGCTGC TGGTATCTGGGCTACAGGCAAGTTCTGGTGGCAGATCCCTCGAATCGTCTCTGTGTCTCTCGACGGCCGATTATCTTCTGGTGTGACCGGCAAGGACGTTATCGTTGCTCTCGCTGGACTTTTCAACAAAGATGAAGTCCTCAATGCGGCCATCGAATTTACCGGTTCTGGCGTCGAGCACTTATCCATCGACGAACGTCTCACTATTGCCAATATGACTACTGAATGGGGGGCTGTTGCTGGTGTGTTCCCTGTTGACGACAAGCTCAAAGAGTGGTACCAGGGCATCATCCGAAAGGCGGAATTACGAAAGTTCATCAGCCCCACCGTCCCTTCTACAGCCGGTGCTGAGATCCACCCTCGTCTTAATGCCGCCCGCCTTGATGACGCCATGACCAACAAGGTCGTCGCTGACCCCGGAGCCCACTACGCTGCCCGCCTTTCACTTGACCTTTCCACTCTCGTCCCTCACGTCTCCGGTCCCAACTCTGTCAAGGTTGCCACCGCTCTTCCGAAGCTTCTTGACCCTCCCATCCCAATCAACAAGGCGTACCTTGTCTCATGTACCAACTCTCGAGCGTCTGATATTGCCTCTGCCGCTCAAGTTTTGAGAGGCAAGAAGGTTGCCCCCGGTGTTGAGTTTTACATAGCTGCTGCTTCTAGCCGGGTCCAGGAAGATGCCGAAGCTGCTGGTGACTGGCAAACTCTGATTGACGCTGGCGCCAAAACTCTCCCTGCCGGTTGCGGTCCTTGTATCGGTCTTGGTGTCGGTCTTCTTGAGAAGGGTGAGGTGGGTATCAGTGCCACCAACAGAAACTACAAGGGTCGAATGGGTAGCGCCGACGCGATTGCCTACCTTGCTTCCCCTGCTGTCGTCGCTGCTTCTGCTGCCAAGGGTGTCATTTGCGGTCCCGACTCTATGGATATCAACCAACTTCCTCAATACGAACAGCCCAAGTTCTCTATCATCGAGGAGGATGCTGCTGGTGAGGCGAAGCCTGTTGAGATTGACGAGGCCTCTCTTGAACCCTTGCTTGAAGGTTTCCCTGCTTACTTTGAGGgccctcttctctttgcCCCTCAAGATAACTTGACAACCGACGGAATGTACCCCGGAAAGTACACTTACCAGGATGACATCACGCCTGAACGACAAGCCGAAGTTGTCATGG AAAACTATGACCCTACTTTTGCTGCTACAGCGCGAGAGCTCCGTACCACGCTCCCCACTgtctcttccccttccacTCTTCCCGGTGCTATTCTTCTTTCTGGTTACAACTTCGGTACCGGTTCATCCCGTGAACAAGCTGCTACGGCCATCAAGAACGCCGGTATCCCTCTCGTTATCTGCGGTTCTTTCGGTGACATTTTCAAGAGAAACTCCATCAACAACGGTCTAATTCTCATCGAGTCTCCTAGCTTGATTAAGGACATGACTGAGAGGTTTGCCAAGGGCGGAGTGAGGAACCAGGGGGGCAAAGACGGCAAGTTGACCGTCGTCCCCGAGGCCTGGAGAGTCAAGGTGGATTCTCAAAGGGGCTTGGTGACTGTTAGCAtgggtgaagaaggggagaAAACCTATCCTGCCGCCAAGGTTGGTAGGAGTGTGCAAGAATTATGGGTCAACGGCGGTTTGGAGGGTTTCATTAGGGCTTCATTGTAA